In the genome of Stigmatella aurantiaca, one region contains:
- a CDS encoding class I tRNA ligase family protein, which translates to MSDSLNPLESEARLARGWAERGIGARLLEKNAGAEPFVLVDGPSEVAGPVPLDAALGRLLTDIAAKFRNLSGRPCRVVPGWSTHGRALEQAVAQRLQAEGVDPGALSREDFQARCRAQALEGIRLQTAAYQRMGVFADWEAPYRTMDPAAAAQELRELATLARRGLLSRRRRWAYGCAHCQTVLSEEEVEDVPRQSPSLYVAFRAGPELAGRMPMLEGREVFFLGWTAAPWTLPVHETLSVHADFEYVFYQLGERVICAARPLLAKVLAEVKGDELVKKTARLRGGDVETVGFEDFRRILAYASGEDLQHLTYQHPWLERTGRVVLSPHVTDEAGTGLVPTAPAAGEDGEGRPSPVGLDGRYDGSVGAALQGQKVFEADARIVDLLEERGALLNAKTDTVEHPAPRCRTCHQPAFLLTRPQWVLSMDRAPEGHPSLRARALEAVDRVQWMPEEGLGRLRRGLEGQKDWGLGQPRRWGVPLPVAFCEGCGEAIASPEVMERVASAVAQEGVEVWFRSPVETFLGAGVRCAGCGGSTFRRETELLDAGFDAACMLPAVLARHPRGPADLCVARSDSRGEAFRRSWLVWAGTRGQVPSRACFTHGAVSAPDGTLPVERILQAYGAEVLRLWAATHSYHAEVPLSDSLLEGLRQDAAKVREALHRALSHLEGFEPGGAPDAVLPQEARLREWLAEGVTQIRQAYEQGAFHLVIETVGAFCEDSLSAASLEALREPLSQEGPARRSAQAMLYAVVSTLVRLLAPVLSFTAEAVWQALPGPRAESVFLAGFPEPAVAPEPAP; encoded by the coding sequence ATGAGCGACTCCCTGAACCCGCTGGAGAGCGAAGCGCGGCTGGCCCGTGGGTGGGCCGAGCGCGGCATCGGGGCCCGGCTCCTGGAGAAGAACGCCGGGGCCGAGCCCTTCGTGCTGGTGGACGGGCCCTCGGAGGTGGCAGGCCCCGTGCCGCTGGATGCCGCGCTGGGCCGGCTGCTCACGGACATCGCCGCGAAGTTCCGCAACCTCTCCGGGCGCCCATGCCGCGTGGTCCCCGGCTGGAGCACGCACGGGCGGGCCCTGGAGCAGGCGGTGGCGCAGCGGCTCCAGGCGGAAGGCGTGGACCCGGGGGCGCTGTCCCGCGAGGACTTCCAGGCGCGGTGCCGCGCGCAGGCGCTGGAGGGCATCCGCCTTCAGACGGCGGCGTACCAGCGGATGGGGGTGTTCGCGGACTGGGAGGCGCCCTACCGGACGATGGACCCGGCCGCAGCGGCCCAGGAACTTCGGGAGCTGGCCACGCTCGCGCGCCGGGGGCTGCTGTCCCGGCGGCGCCGGTGGGCGTACGGCTGCGCGCACTGCCAGACGGTGCTGTCCGAGGAGGAGGTGGAGGACGTGCCCCGCCAGAGCCCCTCCTTATATGTGGCCTTCCGCGCGGGGCCGGAGCTGGCCGGGCGGATGCCGATGCTGGAGGGACGGGAGGTCTTCTTCCTCGGCTGGACGGCCGCGCCGTGGACGCTGCCGGTCCACGAGACCCTCTCGGTGCACGCGGACTTCGAGTACGTCTTCTACCAGCTCGGCGAGCGGGTCATCTGCGCCGCGCGGCCGTTGCTGGCGAAGGTGCTGGCCGAGGTGAAGGGCGACGAGCTGGTGAAGAAGACGGCGCGCCTGCGTGGCGGGGATGTGGAGACGGTGGGCTTCGAGGACTTCCGGCGCATCCTCGCCTACGCGAGCGGCGAGGACTTGCAGCACCTCACCTACCAGCACCCCTGGCTGGAGCGGACGGGCCGGGTGGTGCTGAGCCCGCATGTGACGGACGAGGCGGGCACGGGGCTGGTGCCCACCGCGCCTGCCGCTGGTGAGGACGGGGAGGGGCGCCCCAGCCCCGTGGGCCTGGACGGGCGCTACGACGGCTCGGTGGGCGCGGCGCTCCAGGGGCAGAAGGTGTTCGAAGCGGACGCGCGCATCGTTGACCTGTTGGAGGAGCGGGGCGCGCTGCTCAACGCGAAGACGGACACGGTGGAGCACCCGGCGCCCCGGTGCCGGACCTGCCACCAGCCGGCCTTCCTTCTGACACGGCCCCAGTGGGTGCTTTCGATGGACCGGGCGCCGGAGGGGCACCCGTCGCTCCGCGCGCGGGCGCTGGAGGCGGTGGACCGGGTGCAGTGGATGCCGGAGGAGGGGCTCGGCCGCCTGCGGCGCGGGCTGGAAGGGCAGAAGGACTGGGGCCTCGGCCAGCCGCGGCGCTGGGGCGTTCCCCTGCCCGTGGCCTTCTGCGAGGGGTGCGGCGAGGCCATCGCCTCGCCCGAGGTGATGGAGCGGGTGGCCTCGGCCGTGGCGCAGGAGGGCGTGGAGGTCTGGTTCCGCTCGCCGGTGGAAACGTTCCTGGGCGCGGGCGTCCGGTGCGCGGGGTGCGGAGGGAGCACGTTCCGGCGGGAGACGGAGCTCCTGGACGCGGGCTTCGACGCGGCGTGCATGCTCCCGGCGGTGCTGGCGCGTCACCCGCGCGGGCCCGCGGATCTCTGCGTGGCGCGAAGCGATTCCCGGGGCGAGGCGTTCCGCCGCTCCTGGCTGGTGTGGGCGGGGACGCGGGGACAGGTGCCCTCGCGGGCCTGCTTCACGCACGGCGCCGTCAGCGCTCCGGACGGCACGCTGCCGGTGGAGCGAATCCTCCAAGCCTACGGCGCGGAGGTCCTGCGGCTGTGGGCGGCCACCCACAGCTATCACGCGGAGGTGCCCCTGTCGGACAGCCTCCTCGAAGGGCTGCGGCAGGACGCCGCGAAGGTGAGGGAGGCGCTGCACCGCGCCTTGAGCCACCTGGAGGGCTTCGAGCCCGGAGGGGCCCCTGACGCCGTGCTGCCGCAGGAGGCGCGGCTCCGCGAGTGGTTGGCGGAAGGGGTGACGCAAATCCGCCAGGCCTACGAGCAGGGCGCGTTCCACCTCGTCATCGAGACGGTGGGGGCGTTCTGCGAGGACTCGCTGTCCGCCGCGTCCCTGGAGGCGCTCCGGGAGCCCCTGTCCCAGGAGGGCCCGGCGCGGCGCAGCGCCCAGGCCATGCTGTACGCGGTGGTGTCCACGCTGGTGCGGCTGCTGGCCCCGGTGCTGAGCTTCACGGCGGAAGCGGTGTGGCAGGCCCTGCCCGGCCCGCGCGCGGAGAGCGTCTTCCTCGCGGGCTTTCCGGAGCCGGCCGTGGCTCCGGAGCCCGCTCCGTAA
- a CDS encoding sigma 54-interacting transcriptional regulator: protein MNPPPGTGPHTCRLLVVAGPDEGRCVVTGKERLTVGAHPDNDLVLVEDRTASRHHFEIQFTERGYLLVDLDSTNGTFLDGRRIERAYLSPASQVRAGSSVVTFTPVTEEASGSPEEEGKLCGMVGQSAKMRQIFGLIQRIAPMNVSVIIQGETGTGKELVARAVHELSERRKGPMVVLDCGAIPPNLIESELFGHEKGAFTGAVNSRPGAFERAQGGTIFLDELGELRLDLQPKLLRALENREVRRVGGNDVIGVDCRVIAATNRDLLKEIAAGNFREDLYFRLSVIHIPLPPLRQRRDDIPLILKRALAEPEVVERHGRKRFSSEALGLLMAYAWPGNVRELMNVLSHVLTFSDGEEILPVHLPARVRGQAREGPLPFNEHLAFKDAKEQLLENFEREYITSVLGRCEGNLSRAARESGLHRKSIERLVKKYQLDAKGMKPR, encoded by the coding sequence ATGAACCCCCCGCCGGGCACGGGCCCCCACACGTGCCGGTTGCTCGTGGTGGCAGGGCCCGACGAGGGCCGCTGCGTGGTGACGGGCAAGGAGCGGCTCACGGTGGGCGCGCACCCGGACAACGACCTGGTCCTCGTGGAGGACCGCACCGCGAGCCGCCACCACTTCGAAATCCAATTCACCGAGCGCGGCTACCTCCTGGTGGATCTCGACTCCACCAACGGCACCTTCCTGGATGGCCGCCGCATCGAGCGGGCCTACCTCTCACCCGCCTCCCAGGTCCGCGCCGGCTCCAGCGTCGTCACCTTCACCCCGGTGACGGAGGAGGCCTCAGGCTCGCCCGAGGAGGAGGGCAAGCTGTGCGGCATGGTGGGACAGAGCGCGAAGATGCGGCAAATCTTCGGGCTCATCCAGCGCATCGCCCCGATGAACGTGTCGGTCATCATCCAGGGGGAGACGGGCACGGGGAAGGAGCTGGTGGCGCGCGCCGTCCACGAGCTGTCCGAGCGCCGCAAGGGCCCCATGGTGGTGCTCGACTGCGGCGCCATTCCGCCCAACCTCATCGAGAGCGAGCTGTTCGGCCACGAGAAGGGGGCCTTCACCGGCGCGGTGAACAGCCGCCCCGGCGCCTTCGAGCGCGCGCAAGGCGGCACCATCTTCCTGGACGAGCTGGGCGAGCTGCGCCTGGACTTGCAGCCCAAGCTGCTGCGCGCGCTGGAGAACCGCGAGGTGCGGCGCGTGGGCGGCAACGACGTGATTGGCGTGGACTGCCGCGTCATCGCCGCCACGAACCGGGACTTGCTCAAGGAGATCGCCGCGGGCAACTTCCGGGAGGACCTGTACTTCCGCCTCTCCGTCATCCACATCCCGCTGCCGCCGCTGCGCCAGCGCCGGGATGACATTCCGCTCATCCTCAAGCGGGCGCTGGCCGAGCCCGAGGTGGTGGAGCGCCACGGCCGCAAGCGCTTCTCCTCCGAGGCGCTGGGTCTGCTCATGGCCTACGCGTGGCCGGGCAACGTGCGCGAGCTGATGAACGTGCTCTCGCACGTGCTCACCTTCTCGGATGGGGAGGAGATTCTCCCCGTGCACCTGCCCGCGCGCGTGCGGGGCCAGGCCCGCGAGGGGCCGCTGCCCTTCAACGAGCACCTGGCCTTCAAGGACGCGAAGGAGCAGCTCCTGGAGAACTTCGAGCGCGAGTACATCACCAGTGTGCTGGGCCGCTGCGAGGGCAACCTGTCCCGCGCGGCGCGCGAGAGCGGGCTGCACCGCAAGTCCATCGAGCGGCTGGTGAAGAAGTACCAGCTCGACGCGAAGGGGATGAAGCCGCGCTGA
- a CDS encoding ATP-grasp domain-containing protein, with translation MPPSKAKKKKVRAPARTEASPRALVPPARSPRRTAKKTVVLLSRKRSLYSTGRLVEAIKKRGHRPLVLDTLRCTMLLAKDQPRMMYRGVEIRGVDVVIPRIGASITAYGLAVVTHFEMMQVPVVNEAGSILRSRDKLRCLQHLSRAGLDIPRTVMAHDRSNVRKLVEEVGGMPLIIKLIRGTQGVGVMIAHTLTEVQSIVDTFWDLGQEIVLQEFVAESKGKDVRALVVGNRVVGAMRRQAKKGEFRSNIHRGGEGQPIELPPAYVEAAVTAARITGLGIAGVDMLEGYAGPRLMEINSSPGFEGLEAATGQDIAGAMVDYALEFAETRRGGERVRQPL, from the coding sequence ATGCCCCCCTCCAAGGCGAAGAAGAAAAAGGTGCGAGCCCCCGCCCGCACCGAGGCCTCTCCCCGTGCCCTGGTGCCCCCAGCGCGTTCCCCGCGGCGCACGGCGAAGAAGACGGTGGTGCTCCTGTCGCGCAAGCGCTCGCTGTACTCCACCGGCCGGCTGGTGGAGGCCATCAAGAAGCGGGGCCACCGGCCGCTGGTGCTCGACACGCTGCGCTGCACCATGCTCCTGGCGAAGGACCAGCCGCGGATGATGTACCGGGGCGTGGAGATCCGCGGCGTGGACGTGGTGATTCCGCGCATCGGCGCCTCCATCACCGCCTACGGGCTGGCGGTGGTGACGCACTTCGAGATGATGCAGGTGCCGGTGGTGAACGAGGCCGGCTCCATCCTGCGCAGCCGCGACAAGCTGCGGTGCCTGCAGCACCTGTCGCGCGCGGGGCTGGACATCCCCCGCACGGTGATGGCGCATGACCGCAGCAACGTGCGCAAGCTGGTGGAGGAGGTGGGCGGCATGCCCCTCATCATCAAGCTCATCCGGGGCACGCAAGGGGTGGGAGTCATGATCGCCCACACGCTCACGGAGGTGCAGAGCATCGTGGACACCTTCTGGGACCTGGGGCAGGAAATCGTCCTCCAGGAGTTCGTCGCCGAGAGCAAGGGCAAGGACGTGCGCGCCCTGGTGGTGGGCAACCGGGTGGTGGGGGCGATGCGGCGCCAGGCGAAGAAGGGCGAGTTCCGCTCCAACATCCACCGGGGGGGCGAGGGCCAGCCCATCGAGCTGCCCCCTGCCTACGTGGAGGCCGCCGTCACCGCGGCGCGCATCACCGGGCTGGGCATCGCCGGGGTGGACATGCTGGAGGGGTACGCCGGACCCCGGCTGATGGAAATCAACTCGAGCCCGGGCTTCGAGGGGCTGGAGGCCGCCACGGGCCAGGACATCGCCGGGGCGATGGTGGACTACGCCCTGGAATTCGCGGAGACCAGGCGGGGAGGCGAGCGCGTCCGGCAGCCGTTGTGA
- a CDS encoding DsbA family oxidoreductase, translating to MKTLLPKTLQITVYQDVLCAWCYIADMRLETLRHEFGDAVRWRVRPYPLRVQDARPTERELRGLSEEVKRASNEPEPVARLLTTDLWLGGDPPRSSLPGLAALEAARLQGPQARAFMAKAMQRAALEQGVNVSRTDVVFELASRVGLAMNDFSAAFHSEETRRLILDEHRLAASRGVRGVPTVIIGGRWMVCGLREVAEYREHILACMGKLATPRPGSTSERLVH from the coding sequence ATGAAGACCCTGCTGCCCAAGACGCTGCAGATTACTGTGTACCAGGATGTGCTGTGCGCCTGGTGCTACATCGCCGACATGCGGTTGGAGACACTGCGCCACGAGTTTGGTGACGCCGTCCGCTGGCGTGTGAGGCCCTACCCGCTGCGCGTCCAGGACGCGCGCCCCACGGAACGCGAGCTGAGAGGCTTGTCCGAGGAGGTGAAGCGCGCCAGCAACGAGCCGGAGCCCGTGGCGCGGCTGCTCACCACGGACCTGTGGCTGGGAGGAGACCCTCCCCGCTCCAGCCTCCCGGGACTGGCGGCGCTGGAGGCCGCGCGGCTCCAGGGGCCCCAGGCGCGCGCGTTCATGGCCAAGGCCATGCAGCGCGCGGCGCTGGAGCAGGGCGTGAACGTGTCGCGCACGGACGTGGTGTTCGAGCTGGCCAGCCGCGTGGGCCTGGCGATGAACGACTTCTCCGCGGCGTTCCACTCGGAGGAGACGCGAAGGCTCATCCTCGACGAGCACCGGCTGGCCGCCAGCCGCGGCGTGCGCGGCGTGCCCACCGTCATCATCGGCGGGCGGTGGATGGTCTGTGGCCTGCGCGAGGTGGCCGAGTACCGCGAGCACATCCTCGCGTGCATGGGCAAGCTCGCCACGCCCCGCCCGGGCAGCACCTCCGAGCGGCTGGTGCACTGA